One window of the Brevundimonas goettingensis genome contains the following:
- a CDS encoding PPC domain-containing protein produces the protein MRRSVITATVSALALAAGASLLGGQAMAQTSLQIGGSVTGALDDHDSTLGTGDGQYRFEDYRFTARAGQRLEAIMRSDAFDTYLEVFKAGDEGAESGPLGFDDDGLADGTNARLRFVAPGNGAYTLRARTLSGVEGGDYSLSLSERPAPPRAPRPGGIRLGQTVSGSIADTDAEDDDGLRYDAYAFRAREGQRFAIALKSEDTDSLDPVVHVGQMVGGSFVEIAQNDDAASGGLDSYLVFTAPSSGTFIIRAMPLGTDSTGDYTLSLEEGPPPLDATPIAIGDTKEGELTESDGLNDAGARADAYRFTATAGQRIQAELNSEVLDTVLELFNAKGESIDQDDDSGGDTDSRLTTTLKDGGTYTLQVRAIGDTLLGAYTLKLGEAAPAPAAIPLPFGETVQGEITADGARDDDERGYADYSFQGTEGNRVQIVMRSGDFDTYLQIGKPGDSFEALSSDDDGLGEGTDSRLNYILPETGEYVIRASPLGSDAKGLFSIELTDKGPQPEPGSILVGHTARGTLTDSDGIADDGAFFDAYTITVAEGDKLDVTLVSNHFDAYLDIGKMNDGTWESVASDDDSLSDTHAKVEWTVDEAGTYIIRARSFAPGESGDYTLAVESRK, from the coding sequence ATGCGTCGTTCCGTGATTACGGCCACCGTCAGCGCCCTGGCTCTGGCGGCGGGCGCCAGCCTTCTCGGCGGACAGGCCATGGCCCAGACCTCGCTGCAGATCGGCGGCAGCGTCACGGGGGCTCTGGACGATCACGACTCGACGCTGGGCACGGGCGACGGCCAGTACCGGTTCGAGGATTACCGGTTTACGGCCCGCGCCGGCCAGCGGCTGGAAGCCATCATGCGATCCGACGCCTTCGATACCTATCTGGAAGTCTTCAAGGCCGGTGACGAGGGGGCCGAGAGCGGCCCTCTGGGCTTCGACGACGACGGCCTGGCTGACGGCACCAACGCGCGGCTGCGCTTCGTCGCCCCGGGTAACGGCGCCTATACGTTGCGCGCCCGGACCCTGTCCGGCGTGGAGGGCGGCGACTACAGCCTGTCGCTGAGCGAACGGCCCGCGCCGCCGCGTGCGCCGCGCCCCGGCGGCATCCGCCTGGGCCAGACCGTGTCGGGCAGCATCGCCGACACCGATGCCGAGGACGACGACGGCCTGCGCTACGACGCCTATGCCTTCCGTGCGCGAGAGGGCCAGCGCTTCGCCATCGCCCTGAAATCCGAGGACACCGACAGCCTGGATCCGGTGGTCCACGTCGGCCAGATGGTGGGCGGCAGTTTCGTCGAGATCGCCCAGAACGACGACGCCGCGAGCGGCGGCCTGGACTCCTATCTGGTCTTCACCGCCCCGAGTTCGGGGACCTTCATCATCCGCGCCATGCCGCTCGGGACCGACAGCACCGGCGACTACACGCTTTCGCTGGAGGAAGGCCCGCCGCCGCTGGACGCCACGCCCATTGCGATCGGCGACACGAAGGAGGGCGAGCTGACCGAGAGCGACGGCCTGAACGACGCGGGCGCGCGCGCCGACGCCTATCGCTTCACCGCCACGGCCGGTCAGCGGATCCAGGCGGAACTGAACTCCGAGGTCCTCGACACTGTTCTGGAGCTGTTCAACGCCAAGGGCGAGAGCATCGATCAGGACGATGACAGCGGCGGCGACACCGACTCGCGCCTGACCACCACCCTGAAAGACGGCGGGACCTATACGCTTCAGGTCCGGGCGATCGGCGACACGCTGCTGGGCGCCTATACGCTGAAGCTGGGCGAGGCCGCGCCGGCCCCCGCGGCCATCCCGCTGCCGTTCGGCGAAACCGTCCAGGGCGAGATCACCGCCGACGGGGCCCGCGACGATGACGAGCGCGGCTATGCCGACTACAGCTTCCAGGGCACGGAAGGGAACCGGGTCCAGATCGTGATGCGGTCAGGCGACTTCGACACCTACCTTCAGATCGGCAAGCCGGGCGACTCGTTCGAGGCCCTGAGCAGCGACGACGACGGTCTGGGCGAGGGGACGGATTCGCGCCTGAACTACATCCTGCCGGAGACGGGGGAGTATGTGATCCGCGCCTCGCCGCTGGGGTCGGACGCCAAGGGGCTGTTCTCGATCGAGCTGACCGACAAGGGGCCGCAGCCCGAGCCGGGCAGCATCCTGGTGGGGCACACCGCGCGTGGGACGCTGACCGACAGCGACGGCATCGCCGACGACGGCGCCTTCTTCGACGCCTACACGATCACGGTGGCCGAGGGCGACAAGCTGGACGTGACCCTGGTCTCCAACCATTTCGACGCCTACCTCGACATCGGCAAGATGAACGACGGGACCTGGGAGAGCGTCGCCAGCGACGACGACAGCCTGTCCGACACCCACGCCAAGGTGGAATGGACCGTCGATGAGGCCGGGACCTACATCATCCGCGCCCGCAGCTTCGCCCCGGGCGAGAGCGGCGACTACACCCTGGCGGTCGAAAGCCGGAAGTAG
- the folD gene encoding bifunctional methylenetetrahydrofolate dehydrogenase/methenyltetrahydrofolate cyclohydrolase FolD: MAENDARARIIDGKAFAAGLVERVTAASASLKTDHGVIPGLAVVIVGEDPASQIYVRNKGERTREAGMRSDTHRLPETTTQAELLALIADLNADDGIHGILVQLPLPAGIDSTVVLDAIDPDKDVDGFHVVNAGRLAVGLPGMVPCTPLGSVMLLKDALGDLSGLNAVIVGRSNIVGKPMAQLLLAQNCTVTIAHSRSHDLPAICREADILVAAVGRPEMIKGDWIKPGATIIDVGINRVPSADPVKAAEGKTRVVGDVAFAQAAAVAGAITPVPGGVGPMTIACLLANTYVAACRANSVTPVSLDA; encoded by the coding sequence ATGGCGGAAAACGACGCGCGCGCCCGGATCATCGATGGCAAGGCCTTCGCCGCCGGCCTGGTGGAGCGCGTGACCGCCGCCTCGGCCTCGCTGAAGACCGATCACGGGGTCATCCCCGGTCTGGCCGTGGTCATCGTCGGCGAGGATCCGGCCAGCCAGATCTATGTGCGCAACAAGGGCGAACGCACCCGCGAGGCCGGGATGCGCTCCGACACTCACCGCCTGCCCGAAACCACCACCCAGGCCGAGCTGCTGGCCCTGATCGCCGACCTGAACGCCGACGACGGCATCCACGGCATCCTGGTCCAGCTCCCCCTCCCCGCCGGGATCGACAGCACCGTGGTGCTGGACGCCATCGACCCGGACAAGGACGTCGACGGCTTCCACGTCGTCAACGCCGGACGTCTGGCCGTCGGCCTGCCCGGCATGGTGCCCTGCACTCCCTTGGGCTCGGTCATGCTGCTGAAGGATGCGCTGGGCGACTTGTCGGGCCTGAACGCCGTCATCGTCGGCCGCTCCAACATCGTCGGCAAGCCGATGGCCCAGCTGCTGCTGGCCCAGAACTGCACTGTCACCATCGCCCATTCGCGCAGCCACGACCTGCCCGCCATCTGCCGCGAGGCCGACATCCTGGTCGCCGCCGTCGGTCGACCCGAAATGATCAAGGGCGACTGGATCAAGCCCGGCGCGACGATCATCGACGTCGGCATCAACCGCGTGCCCTCGGCCGATCCGGTCAAGGCCGCCGAGGGCAAGACCCGGGTCGTCGGCGACGTCGCCTTCGCCCAGGCCGCCGCGGTCGCCGGCGCGATCACTCCGGTCCCCGGCGGCGTCGGCCCCATGACCATCGCCTGTCTTCTGGCCAACACCTATGTCGCGGCCTGCCGTGCAAATAGCGTTACACCGGTATCTCTTGACGCTTGA
- a CDS encoding LemA family protein, with protein sequence MVRHPVRSLAVAAVLLPAVAGCGYNTIPTKQERAEAAWADVQSQYQRRADLIPNLVATVQGAAIAERTTLTEVINARAKATSVQISPETLSDPAAFQTYQAAQGQLTGALSRLLATVEAYPNIQSNQNFVQLQSQLEGTENRITISRRDYNEAVRDYNTSLRTFPTVIWAKTFQSGSKPMQLFTASAEAQNAPTVTFNVGPNVPAARPGERPRRDPGFRARPVKALIPFPVKTVWLLLAFWLAAALPCAAQSQPTFPSLSGRVVDQAHLLQPDVEAALVAKLEKLEADTGDQLIVVTLESLQGYEIEDYGYRLGRAWGIGSKEHDTGALLIVAPNERRVRIEVGYGLEPVLTDALSAQIIQNEILPAFRTGGFQRGITQGTDAIIAQLMLDPADAQARAAAAKPEEADVPIGPIILVGLVFLFIMVGMIRASHGGGRRRRRGGGLGPVILWSALDAMSRSGGGRSSGGGFGGGFGGGGGGFSGGGGSFGGGGASGGW encoded by the coding sequence ATGGTTCGCCACCCTGTTCGCAGCCTCGCCGTCGCGGCCGTCCTGCTGCCTGCCGTCGCCGGCTGCGGATACAACACCATTCCGACCAAACAGGAGCGGGCCGAGGCCGCTTGGGCCGACGTCCAGAGCCAGTATCAGCGCCGCGCCGACCTGATCCCCAACCTCGTCGCCACGGTCCAGGGCGCGGCTATCGCCGAACGCACCACCCTGACCGAAGTCATCAACGCGCGGGCGAAAGCCACCTCGGTCCAGATCTCTCCCGAGACCCTCAGCGACCCCGCCGCCTTCCAGACCTATCAGGCGGCCCAGGGCCAGCTGACCGGCGCCCTGTCGCGGCTGCTGGCGACGGTCGAGGCCTATCCGAACATCCAGTCGAACCAGAATTTCGTCCAGCTGCAGTCCCAGCTTGAAGGCACAGAGAACCGCATCACCATCTCGCGGCGCGACTACAACGAGGCGGTGCGCGACTATAACACCTCGCTGCGCACCTTCCCGACGGTGATCTGGGCCAAGACCTTCCAGTCGGGCTCCAAGCCGATGCAGCTCTTCACCGCCTCCGCCGAGGCCCAGAACGCCCCGACCGTCACCTTCAACGTCGGCCCCAACGTTCCCGCCGCCCGCCCCGGGGAACGCCCCCGCCGTGACCCCGGGTTCCGCGCCCGCCCAGTGAAGGCCCTCATCCCCTTCCCCGTGAAAACGGTCTGGTTGTTGCTGGCCTTCTGGCTGGCGGCTGCGCTTCCCTGCGCCGCCCAGTCGCAACCGACCTTCCCCAGTCTGTCCGGCCGCGTGGTCGATCAGGCCCATCTGCTGCAGCCCGACGTCGAGGCCGCCCTCGTCGCCAAACTGGAGAAGCTGGAGGCCGACACCGGCGACCAGCTGATCGTGGTCACCCTCGAAAGCCTGCAGGGCTATGAGATCGAGGACTACGGCTATCGCCTCGGCCGCGCCTGGGGCATCGGAAGCAAGGAGCACGACACCGGCGCCCTGCTGATCGTCGCGCCCAACGAGCGCCGGGTGCGGATCGAGGTCGGCTACGGGCTCGAGCCTGTCCTGACCGACGCCCTGTCCGCCCAGATCATCCAGAACGAAATCCTGCCCGCCTTCCGGACCGGCGGGTTCCAGCGCGGCATCACCCAGGGAACCGACGCCATCATCGCCCAGTTGATGCTCGACCCCGCCGACGCCCAGGCCCGAGCCGCGGCGGCCAAGCCTGAGGAGGCCGATGTGCCGATCGGGCCGATCATCCTCGTCGGGCTGGTTTTCCTGTTCATCATGGTCGGGATGATCCGCGCCTCCCACGGCGGCGGACGTCGGCGGCGGCGCGGCGGCGGCCTCGGCCCGGTCATCCTTTGGAGCGCTCTCGATGCGATGAGCAGGTCGGGCGGCGGGCGTAGCAGCGGCGGCGGTTTCGGAGGCGGCTTCGGCGGAGGCGGCGGAGGCTTCTCCGGCGGCGGCGGCAGTTTCGGCGGCGGGGGAGCCTCAGGCGGATGGTGA
- a CDS encoding TPM domain-containing protein produces MVKVFTPDDQARIAAAIAMAERRTSGEIFCVFARQVSSYRDVSLGWAAASALILPMLLIPLNFDPAWFPGLGDSWEAAHLAAREVTIGKTLSAYAVVQAAIFASVLLITCIPAVQRLVIPRRVRRARVRRAALQQFLAHGLHTTRNRTGVLIFAALSDRQVEIVADEAIHSKVDAEVWAKAVDALTRSLRVGRAADGFETAIGLTGDVLATHFPPRTDNPDELPNRLVEI; encoded by the coding sequence ATGGTGAAGGTCTTTACCCCCGACGATCAGGCCCGGATCGCGGCGGCCATCGCCATGGCCGAACGCCGGACTTCCGGCGAGATCTTCTGCGTCTTCGCCCGGCAGGTCTCCTCCTATCGCGACGTCAGCCTCGGCTGGGCGGCGGCCTCGGCCCTGATCCTGCCCATGCTGCTGATTCCGCTGAATTTCGACCCGGCCTGGTTCCCGGGCCTCGGCGACAGCTGGGAGGCCGCCCATCTGGCCGCCCGCGAGGTCACCATCGGCAAGACCCTCTCGGCCTATGCCGTGGTCCAGGCGGCGATCTTCGCGTCGGTTCTGCTGATCACCTGCATCCCCGCAGTCCAGAGACTGGTCATCCCGCGCCGCGTGCGCCGGGCCCGGGTGCGTCGCGCCGCCCTGCAGCAGTTCCTCGCCCACGGCCTGCACACGACCCGGAACCGCACCGGCGTCCTGATCTTCGCCGCCCTCTCGGACCGTCAGGTCGAGATCGTCGCCGACGAGGCCATCCACTCGAAAGTCGACGCCGAGGTCTGGGCGAAAGCCGTGGACGCCCTGACGCGGTCGCTGCGCGTCGGCCGCGCTGCCGACGGCTTCGAAACGGCCATCGGCCTCACCGGCGACGTCCTCGCGACCCACTTTCCTCCGCGGACGGACAATCCCGACGAACTGCCGAACCGGCTTGTCGAAATCTGA
- a CDS encoding endonuclease/exonuclease/phosphatase family protein has product MPRLLTYNVHRCVGTDKRLDVARIVGVIDEHDPDIVCLQELDVGRARTGHVDQAEAIAAGLDMRFHFNAAMLIEAEEYGDALLTRRPERLIRKGALPTIRGIPGLEPRGAVWAAIDFDGVEVNVINTHLGLVPREQRLQAAALMGKDWLGHPDCKGPTILTGDFNATSITRPYQTLCRNGFDDCQRKLGLKQTVKTFPSAFPAIRIDHAFVSPHIRITGVKAPFSPLARVASDHLPLVIDFEIDA; this is encoded by the coding sequence ATGCCCCGTCTTCTGACCTACAACGTCCACCGCTGCGTCGGCACCGACAAACGCCTCGACGTGGCCCGCATTGTCGGCGTGATCGACGAGCATGATCCGGACATCGTCTGCCTTCAGGAACTCGACGTCGGCCGCGCCCGGACCGGCCATGTCGATCAGGCCGAGGCCATCGCCGCTGGTCTGGACATGCGTTTCCACTTCAACGCCGCCATGCTGATCGAGGCCGAGGAATATGGCGACGCCCTGCTGACCCGCCGGCCCGAGCGGCTGATCCGCAAGGGCGCCTTGCCGACCATCCGGGGCATACCGGGGCTGGAGCCGCGCGGCGCCGTCTGGGCCGCCATCGACTTCGACGGCGTCGAGGTCAATGTGATCAACACCCATCTGGGCCTCGTCCCGCGCGAGCAGAGGCTTCAGGCGGCGGCCTTGATGGGCAAGGACTGGCTGGGCCACCCCGACTGCAAGGGACCGACGATACTGACCGGGGACTTCAACGCCACCTCGATCACCCGCCCCTATCAGACGCTGTGCCGCAACGGCTTCGACGACTGCCAGCGCAAGCTGGGCCTGAAGCAGACGGTGAAGACCTTCCCTTCGGCCTTCCCGGCGATCCGCATCGACCACGCCTTCGTCAGCCCGCACATCCGCATCACGGGGGTCAAGGCGCCCTTCTCGCCCCTCGCGCGCGTGGCCTCGGACCACCTGCCGCTGGTCATCGACTTCGAGATCGACGCCTAG
- a CDS encoding phospholipase D-like domain-containing protein — MVATDDTSPDSLLAAGRTVWRVEKADRFAILMENETYFDALASAISKAQRSIVLLGWQFDPRTRLDPQSRAGDRQAEIGHQLRMLVRSRPELDVRLLIWKSPLLIAASQGFYPHKAQRWFRKRMVEFRLDSPGPIGACHHQKVVVIDDKIAFCGGGDVSVDRWDSPEHLDLDPRRCMPSGLISAPRHETMAVMDGAAARALGDLARERWFRATWERTVPDEVDSDPWPDGVKVTMTDVPVGIARSEPKWGGRGEVRENEALHLESIQKARRLIYLENQYFTSPAIAACLAQRLSEENGPEVVVVSTGNSPSWFDKMTMDTARSEVLFRLEAADKYDRFHAFAPHTAEGERIIVHAKVSIIDDRLLRIGSTNLNNRSMGLDTECDIAAEPVDQAGRDAIRAFRHRSIGHFIGVSPKDFAAAEAVLGSTGKAIQTFDTGRMELLGATPPSRIERFIAEWQLGDPSSSDNAWRPWKRRNPSQRIAGGNFSRLGDRPDEN, encoded by the coding sequence ATGGTCGCTACGGACGACACCTCTCCCGACAGTCTGCTGGCCGCCGGCCGGACCGTTTGGCGCGTGGAGAAGGCCGACCGGTTCGCGATCCTGATGGAGAACGAGACCTATTTCGACGCCCTGGCCTCGGCGATCTCCAAGGCGCAGCGGTCGATCGTCCTGCTGGGATGGCAGTTCGACCCCCGCACCCGGCTGGATCCTCAGAGCCGGGCCGGCGACCGTCAGGCCGAAATCGGACACCAGCTGCGGATGCTGGTGCGTTCCAGGCCCGAGCTGGACGTGCGGTTGCTGATCTGGAAGTCGCCGCTGCTGATCGCGGCCTCGCAGGGCTTCTATCCGCACAAGGCGCAGCGTTGGTTCCGCAAGCGGATGGTCGAATTCCGGCTCGACTCCCCAGGACCGATCGGGGCCTGCCATCACCAGAAGGTGGTGGTCATCGACGATAAGATCGCCTTCTGCGGCGGGGGCGACGTCTCGGTGGACCGCTGGGATTCGCCCGAGCATCTCGATCTTGACCCGCGCCGGTGCATGCCGTCGGGTCTGATCAGCGCGCCGCGTCACGAGACCATGGCGGTGATGGACGGGGCCGCGGCCCGGGCTCTGGGCGATCTCGCGCGTGAACGCTGGTTCCGCGCTACCTGGGAGCGGACCGTCCCCGACGAGGTCGACAGCGATCCCTGGCCCGACGGCGTCAAGGTCACCATGACCGACGTCCCGGTCGGCATCGCCCGCAGCGAGCCGAAATGGGGCGGGCGCGGCGAGGTGCGCGAGAACGAAGCCCTGCATCTGGAATCGATTCAGAAGGCCAGGAGGCTGATCTATCTGGAGAACCAGTATTTCACCTCGCCGGCCATTGCCGCCTGCCTGGCGCAGAGGCTGTCGGAGGAAAACGGGCCCGAGGTGGTGGTGGTCTCGACCGGCAACAGCCCCAGCTGGTTCGACAAGATGACCATGGACACGGCCCGGTCCGAGGTCCTTTTCCGGCTGGAGGCCGCCGACAAATACGACCGCTTCCACGCCTTCGCCCCGCATACGGCGGAGGGTGAGCGGATCATCGTCCACGCCAAGGTCTCGATCATCGACGACCGGTTGCTGCGTATCGGCTCGACCAATCTGAACAACCGGTCGATGGGGCTGGACACCGAGTGCGACATCGCCGCCGAGCCGGTGGATCAGGCGGGCCGCGACGCCATCCGCGCCTTCCGCCACCGCAGCATCGGCCATTTCATCGGGGTCTCGCCCAAGGATTTCGCGGCTGCCGAGGCGGTGCTGGGCTCGACCGGAAAGGCGATCCAGACCTTTGACACCGGGCGGATGGAGCTGCTGGGCGCGACGCCGCCCTCGCGGATCGAGCGGTTCATCGCGGAGTGGCAGCTGGGCGATCCCTCGTCCTCGGACAACGCCTGGCGGCCGTGGAAGCGCCGGAATCCGTCGCAGCGGATCGCAGGCGGGAATTTCAGCCGGCTGGGCGACCGTCCCGACGAGAACTAG
- a CDS encoding coiled-coil domain-containing protein: protein MKSRQRPPLNLPEPAIEDPATTPGEPAIEAEAQADDQTGMQDEALFAEEVPVEAEAPLVIDRPISERRRRRLLEEQRQAELRAAARAETLAARARVAEDSLPPLPDFALPEEAEAPDAVVTPDFAPAPFAESAEAPPATVASPPAPRAETDAETPTTAATMTRLFEAAPSGRYAYLLAGVASALWIGGVASWAAFEVGSGAAALDPLRLALYALIALAPAGLAVMLAHAVRQGAGLAAETRRARGLAEALVAPTALAAQQTGQVLLTLRNDIDQAALAAERARNDMALLREVLVQETNRLNEAAETAGRTARRLSEQLGREREGMQTLGLQLDTQSAGVLDAVERQSRMIVDASDLAQTQLREAEAALAARAADLAAAAGEAQDAARLAADDLARQTLRLENTGAGVAEQIQSVEEGLGQQRAALVTAAYALRTDQEDFSAQVESQRAQLTEQLDAARTAHGDLGETSVKSAESIKDLVEAATDQFRALIDMSQREADGFDAATKVSLDRFEALAAEARDTLVEETRRALAALTATAEDSRIAAADAAAQAQIRADRLGEALFDAAQKADNAADSRIEGARRIVNETAAMVDQAGVNAIEKLERTMDRMIKALGEVDATITDLDERAARLPEEARARAEDVRATVEEGLAALAAASRKAAEDTEALDVGFQERVRRNYDMLTEAVRLMGVVSGEPSSSRRREPAPAPEARPSAADDRGFGLRGRLRLEPTEEATRRQPPPPSQAPALDWADLVNDGASPPPSEPMDLDQPIMPSDADAMSDRITAAIRRMGVDPNALLPRSRVEEAAEAFAGRDPDRARQIVRRVAPAAVRSVSRRVMSDPELKSDAERYVRAYAQKLAGAARSGDAPGVLSSLATDAGRAFMLLDAAVGDLG, encoded by the coding sequence ATGAAATCCCGCCAACGGCCGCCGCTCAATCTCCCCGAACCCGCGATCGAGGACCCCGCGACGACGCCCGGCGAACCCGCGATCGAGGCTGAGGCGCAAGCCGACGATCAGACCGGGATGCAGGATGAGGCCCTCTTCGCCGAAGAGGTCCCGGTCGAGGCCGAGGCTCCGCTGGTGATCGACCGCCCCATCTCCGAACGTCGCCGCCGTCGCCTGCTGGAAGAGCAGCGCCAGGCCGAGCTGCGCGCCGCCGCCCGCGCCGAGACCCTGGCAGCCCGCGCCCGCGTCGCCGAAGACTCCCTGCCGCCCCTGCCCGACTTCGCCCTCCCTGAAGAGGCTGAAGCCCCCGACGCCGTCGTCACCCCCGACTTCGCGCCCGCGCCCTTCGCCGAGAGCGCGGAAGCCCCGCCAGCGACCGTCGCCAGTCCGCCCGCGCCGCGCGCTGAGACCGACGCCGAGACCCCGACGACCGCGGCGACCATGACGCGCCTGTTCGAGGCCGCGCCCTCGGGCCGCTACGCCTATCTGCTGGCCGGGGTCGCCTCGGCCCTGTGGATCGGCGGCGTAGCCTCCTGGGCCGCCTTCGAGGTGGGTTCGGGCGCGGCGGCGCTCGATCCCCTGCGTCTGGCCCTCTACGCCCTGATCGCCCTGGCCCCGGCCGGTCTGGCCGTCATGCTGGCCCACGCCGTGCGCCAGGGCGCTGGCCTGGCCGCCGAGACCCGCCGCGCGCGCGGCCTGGCCGAGGCCCTTGTGGCGCCCACCGCCCTCGCCGCCCAGCAGACCGGTCAGGTCCTGCTGACCCTGCGCAACGACATCGATCAGGCGGCTCTGGCCGCCGAGCGCGCCCGCAACGACATGGCCCTGTTGCGGGAGGTGCTCGTGCAGGAAACCAACCGCCTGAACGAGGCCGCCGAGACCGCCGGCAGGACCGCGCGCCGCCTGTCCGAACAGCTGGGCCGCGAGCGTGAGGGCATGCAGACCCTCGGCCTGCAGCTCGACACCCAGTCCGCCGGGGTGCTGGACGCGGTCGAGCGCCAGTCGCGCATGATCGTCGACGCCTCCGACCTGGCCCAGACCCAGCTGCGCGAGGCCGAGGCCGCCCTCGCCGCCCGCGCCGCCGACCTGGCCGCCGCCGCCGGTGAGGCCCAGGACGCCGCCCGTCTGGCCGCCGACGACCTGGCCCGCCAGACCCTGCGTCTCGAGAACACCGGCGCCGGCGTCGCCGAACAGATCCAGTCGGTCGAGGAAGGCCTCGGCCAGCAGCGCGCCGCCCTGGTCACCGCCGCCTACGCCCTGCGCACCGATCAGGAGGACTTTTCCGCCCAGGTCGAGAGCCAGCGCGCCCAGCTGACCGAACAGCTCGACGCCGCTCGCACCGCCCACGGCGACCTCGGCGAGACCTCGGTCAAATCGGCCGAGTCGATCAAGGATCTGGTCGAGGCCGCTACCGACCAGTTCCGCGCCCTCATCGACATGTCCCAGCGCGAGGCCGACGGTTTCGACGCCGCCACCAAGGTCTCGCTGGACCGGTTCGAAGCGCTCGCCGCCGAGGCGCGCGACACCCTGGTCGAGGAAACCCGCCGGGCCCTGGCCGCTCTTACTGCGACCGCGGAGGACAGCCGCATCGCCGCCGCCGACGCCGCCGCCCAGGCCCAGATCCGCGCCGACCGGCTCGGCGAGGCCCTGTTCGACGCCGCCCAGAAGGCCGACAACGCCGCCGACAGCCGTATCGAGGGCGCCCGCCGCATCGTCAATGAAACCGCCGCGATGGTCGATCAGGCCGGCGTCAATGCGATCGAGAAGCTCGAACGCACCATGGACCGGATGATCAAGGCCCTCGGCGAAGTCGACGCCACGATAACCGATCTTGACGAGCGGGCCGCGCGCCTGCCCGAGGAGGCCCGCGCCCGCGCCGAGGACGTCCGCGCCACGGTCGAAGAAGGTCTGGCCGCCTTGGCCGCCGCCTCGCGCAAGGCCGCCGAGGACACCGAAGCTCTCGACGTCGGCTTCCAGGAGCGTGTCCGCCGCAACTACGACATGCTGACTGAGGCCGTCCGCCTGATGGGCGTGGTCTCGGGCGAGCCGTCGAGTTCGCGCCGCCGCGAGCCCGCCCCCGCGCCGGAGGCACGCCCTTCGGCGGCGGACGACCGCGGCTTCGGCCTGCGCGGCCGCCTGCGTCTGGAGCCGACGGAAGAGGCCACGCGCCGCCAGCCCCCGCCGCCTTCTCAGGCGCCCGCCCTCGACTGGGCCGATCTGGTCAATGACGGCGCCAGCCCGCCGCCCTCCGAGCCGATGGACCTCGACCAGCCGATCATGCCGTCGGACGCCGACGCCATGTCGGACCGGATCACCGCCGCCATCCGCCGCATGGGTGTCGACCCCAACGCCCTCCTGCCCCGCTCGCGCGTGGAAGAGGCAGCCGAGGCCTTCGCCGGGCGCGATCCCGACCGGGCGCGCCAGATCGTCCGCCGCGTCGCCCCGGCCGCCGTCCGCAGCGTCTCGCGCCGGGTGATGAGCGATCCCGAGTTGAAGTCCGACGCCGAACGCTATGTCCGGGCCTATGCGCAGAAGCTGGCCGGCGCCGCCCGTTCCGGCGATGCGCCGGGCGTGCTGTCCTCGCTCGCGACCGATGCGGGCCGGGCCTTCATGCTGCTGGACGCCGCCGTCGGCGACCTCGGCTAA